From a region of the Cucumis sativus cultivar 9930 chromosome 6, Cucumber_9930_V3, whole genome shotgun sequence genome:
- the LOC101215350 gene encoding conserved oligomeric Golgi complex subunit 2 — MADLIPPPHRSANDLFSDPLDSHPLWFKPDLFLSPNFDSESYISELRTFVPFDTLRSQLHSHLSALNRELIDLINRDYTDFVNLSTKLVDVEAAVVRMRAPLVELREKIEQFRGSVEFSLSALQNGLRQRSEAASAREVLELLLDTFHVVSKVEKLIKELPSAPADGSNGTMNLTDKSGLSNGASLPHIENGTNLRETQSMLLERISSEMNRLKFYIAHAQNLPFIQNMDKRIQSASLLLDTSLGHCFVDGLAHHDENAIYNCLRAYAAIDNTTSAEEIFRSTVVSPAIHKVIPHKVSGMDTGSSDDDLENDYKQMKQYIDKDCKFLLEISATENSGLHVFDFLANSILKEVLSAIQKSKPGAFSPGRPTEFLKNYKSSLDFLAYLEGYCPSRSAVAKFRAASVYNEFMKQWNIGVYFSLRLQEIAGALDSSLSAPILTPVQTSSSGRGNNQDLTLKQSVMLLDCLTACWRDDVLVLSCSDKFLRLSLQLLSRYTNWLSSGLAARKTGTGSHPGSEWAVGATPDDLIYIIHDLGYLYTVVTGNFLETVLQLLSSCTVDVLDSVKQSILHGGKSLYNLMPKVIGAIVASLVEKSVEDLRQLKGITATYRMTNKPLPVRHSPYVSGLLRPLKAILDGDRASTFLTTETRTALLTDAVTEITSRYYEQAADLVSLARKTDSSLQKIRQGVQRRAGASSDVSDHNISDTDKICMQLFLDIQEYGRNLSALGVEAASIPTYRSFWHLVAPSDKQSSISF, encoded by the exons ATGGCGGATCTGATTCCACCACCACACAGATCGGCCAACGACCTCTTTTCCGATCCACTTGATTCTCATCCTCTCTGGTTCAAGCCCGACCTATTCCTCTCCCCCAATTTTGATTCGGAGTCGTACATTTCTGAGCTTCGAACATTTGTCCCATTTGACACCCTCCGATCTCAGCTCCACTCTCATCTTTCCGCTCTCAACCGTGAGCTCATTGATTTGATCAATCGTGACTATACCGATTTTGTCAACCTGAGCACAAAGCTTGTCGATGTGGAAGCGGCAGTCGTGCGAATGCGAGCTCCTTTGGTTGAACTAAGGGAGAAAATTGAGCAATTCAGGGGTTCCGTGGAGTTCTCTCTTTCAGCTTTGCAAAATGGATTGCGGCAGAGATCAGAGGCAGCTTCAGCCAGAGAGGTCTTGGAATTGTTGCTTGATACATTTCACGTCGTGTCGAAG GTTGAAAAACTAATCAAGGAGCTTCCAAGTGCACCTGCTGATGGCTCAAATGGAACTATGAATTTAACAGATAAAAGTGGATTAAGTAATGGTGCTTCTTTACCACACATCGAGAACGGAACAAATCTTAGGGAAACACAAAGCATGCTCTTGGAAAGAATTTCCAGTGAAATGAACCGGCTAAAATTTTACATCGCTCATGCACAG AATCTTCCCTTCATTCAAAATATGGACAAGAGGATTCAGAGTGCCAGCCTTTTGTTGGACACGAGCTTGGGACATTGTTTTGTTGATGGACTTGCACATCACGATGAAAATGCTATTTACAACTGCCTACGTGCCTATGCTGCCATAGATAACACCACAAGTGCTGAAGAAATTTTTCGCAGTACTGTTGTATCACCAGCAATTCATAAAGTTATTCCTCATAAAGTGTCTGGCATGGACACTGGGTCATCCGATGATGATTTGGAGAATGATTACAAGCAAATGAAGCAATATATTGATAAAGACTGcaaatttttgttagaaataTCTGCTACAg AAAACTCAGGACTACATGTATTTGATTTCTTGGCTAATTCAATCCTGAAAGAGGTTCTCTCTGCTATCCAAAAGTCAAAACCAGGTGCATTTTCCCCAGGGAGACCTACTGAATTCTTGAAGAACTACAAGTCGAGCCTTGATTTCTTGGCATACTTGGAAG GCTATTGTCCATCCAGATCTGCTGTTGCTAAATTTCGAGCAGCATCTGTATATAATGAGTTCATGAAGCAATGGAATATCGGGGTTTATTTTTCTCTGAG GCTTCAGGAAATAGCTGGAGCTTTGGATTCGTCACTGTCAGCACCTATTCTAACCCCCGTACAAACTTCATCTTCTGGCCGGGGAAACAATCAGGATCTAACATTAAAGCAGAGTGTAATGCTTCTAGACTGCCTGACAGCATGCTGGAGAGATGATGTTCTTGTCCTTTCTTGTTCTGACAAGTTTCTTCGTCTATCTTTGCAGCTCCTTTCAAG ATACACTAACTGGTTGTCGTCTGGTCTAGCTGCCCGTAAAACGGGTACAGGCTCCCATCCAGGTTCAGAATGGGCTGTAGGAGCTACCCCTGACGATTTAATATAT ATAATCCATGACCTTGGTTATCTATACACGGTGGTAACTGGTAACTTCTTGGAAACTGTACTTCAGCTTCTATCGTCATGCACTGTAGATGTTCTTGATTCAGTAAAGCAGAGCATTTTGCACGGTGGAAAGtcattgtataatttaatGCCCAAAGTTATTGGTGCCATAGTTGCTTCACTGGTTGAGAAGTCTGTTGAG GACTTGAGACAGCTGAAGGGTATTACAGCAACATACAGGATGACCAATAAACCACTACCTGTAAGGCATTCACCCTATGTATCAGGGTTGCTACGCCCTCTGAAG GCCATATTGGATGGAGACAGGGCGTCAACTTTTTTGACAACGGAAACAAGGACTGCACTGTTGACCGATGCTGTGACTGAGATTACTTCTCGTTATTATGAGCAAGCAGCTGATCTTGTTAGCTTG GCTAGGAAAACAGATTCGTCACTCCAGAAAATTCGGCAGGGAGTACAAAGACG